From Marivirga harenae, one genomic window encodes:
- a CDS encoding alpha/beta fold hydrolase, with protein sequence MRRIRYIVVGFLLSLNSISAQHLINEFFKIQFDNYDFPVLVRGNMESGKLLIFVQGGPGETAIDFARSDYPKWKNSLEKELAIAYYDQRGLNGKVSQIDSSKITYQQFGLDALAIADYLQNKYKVDVYLFGHSAGGKMILQALSSHPERSKILSGAILASTPFTSDYSDARYNHFRPEYLKLIAADNIKKGVKTEYWQNAYDWMSHQKVIDDLESSNKWNEYVDKAFEASKRKISLSMVAKVIFSKPYNPVKYLKRKDNDMVGDLLWQNEKNVNYFDDLDQIAVPILLMTGFYDNIAPFNELDSAHQFIGKSKFVVIENAGHEAFLDNPSGFNQSILDFVLND encoded by the coding sequence ATGAGGCGCATTAGATATATTGTAGTAGGTTTCTTGCTGAGCCTAAATAGTATTTCAGCACAGCACCTCATTAATGAATTCTTTAAGATTCAATTTGATAATTATGATTTCCCCGTATTGGTGAGAGGTAATATGGAATCAGGTAAATTGCTGATTTTTGTTCAGGGTGGGCCAGGAGAAACAGCCATTGATTTTGCCAGATCTGATTATCCAAAATGGAAAAATTCTCTCGAAAAGGAATTAGCAATTGCCTATTATGATCAAAGAGGTTTAAATGGTAAAGTCTCGCAAATTGACAGTTCAAAAATCACCTATCAGCAATTTGGTTTAGATGCATTGGCCATTGCGGATTATTTACAGAATAAGTATAAAGTAGATGTCTATTTGTTTGGTCACAGTGCAGGAGGGAAAATGATCCTACAGGCTTTAAGCAGTCATCCTGAACGATCAAAAATTCTATCAGGCGCCATACTCGCTTCTACACCTTTTACCTCAGATTATTCGGATGCCCGCTATAATCATTTTAGACCAGAATATTTGAAATTGATCGCAGCTGACAATATCAAAAAAGGAGTGAAAACCGAATATTGGCAAAATGCTTATGACTGGATGAGCCATCAAAAGGTCATTGACGACCTTGAAAGTAGCAATAAATGGAATGAATATGTTGATAAAGCTTTTGAAGCAAGCAAAAGGAAAATCTCATTATCTATGGTAGCTAAGGTAATATTTTCAAAGCCGTATAACCCTGTAAAATACCTAAAAAGGAAGGATAATGATATGGTTGGGGATTTGCTCTGGCAAAATGAGAAAAATGTGAATTACTTCGATGATTTAGATCAAATAGCAGTACCTATTCTACTGATGACAGGTTTCTACGATAATATTGCGCCCTTTAATGAATTGGATAGTGCGCATCAATTCATTGGTAAAAGTAAATTTGTAGTAATAGAAAATGCAGGCCATGAAGCTTTTTTAGATAATCCAAGTGGATTTAATCAATCAATACTGGATTTTGTCCTAAATGACTAA
- a CDS encoding amidohydrolase family protein: MKLLKIAAKAIAVLISVIVIFIVAVFLLDNRSTHYLKISNIPEAERNSYLIKNVNIVPMSSDTVLVDKMVLIEDGAITEISNDISVEQHTIIDGKDQYLMPGLIDMHVHVWDEYELGLYLASGVTTVRNLWGQPMHLRMKELIESGEILSPNFFTSGPKLTGSEFIGDDNFQIFSEEEARQIVIDTKEKGYDFIKTYYGLPQEYFDVVIDQAKISGLDIAAHPSYKVAYDYHFNPQIRSVEHAEDIVQQPLEYKLDSAKLGKVVEDFSKAEGTSFCPTLTVYHNIYKMIINDSILNSSDLNYMNPLIRMVDSEAQFSRWNSAKRNDSTIEISIRNQHEFHLLAISKLHEAGVNIVCGTDAGIGVTIPGKSIHQELAFYKQAGLRNYEVLKTATINPSKTHKFLNDFGTIENGKVANLLLVDDNPFDNLATLEQPQIVFSGGRMINRTTLDTFEVKAAERSNLLASAFRYVEFLLFK, encoded by the coding sequence ATGAAACTCTTGAAAATAGCGGCTAAAGCTATTGCAGTACTTATTTCAGTTATCGTAATTTTTATTGTGGCCGTATTCTTATTGGATAACCGAAGCACTCATTATTTAAAAATCTCCAACATTCCTGAAGCGGAAAGAAATTCTTATCTGATAAAAAATGTAAATATTGTGCCCATGTCCTCCGACACTGTTTTAGTTGATAAAATGGTGCTCATCGAAGATGGAGCGATAACTGAAATTTCAAATGATATTAGCGTGGAGCAACACACCATCATTGATGGTAAAGATCAATACTTGATGCCTGGCTTGATCGATATGCATGTGCATGTTTGGGATGAATACGAATTAGGTTTGTATTTAGCCAGTGGAGTCACCACAGTACGAAACTTATGGGGTCAGCCAATGCATTTAAGAATGAAGGAATTGATTGAATCTGGAGAGATTTTAAGTCCTAATTTTTTTACTAGTGGCCCTAAGCTTACAGGTTCAGAATTCATTGGGGATGATAATTTTCAGATTTTCAGTGAAGAGGAAGCTCGACAGATAGTTATCGATACGAAGGAAAAAGGCTATGATTTCATCAAAACCTATTATGGATTGCCTCAGGAATATTTTGACGTGGTAATAGATCAAGCCAAGATTAGCGGTTTGGATATTGCTGCCCACCCGAGTTATAAAGTTGCTTATGATTATCATTTCAATCCACAAATTAGATCAGTTGAGCATGCGGAAGATATAGTGCAGCAACCATTGGAATACAAATTGGATTCAGCAAAATTGGGAAAGGTAGTTGAAGATTTCTCAAAAGCTGAAGGTACTTCCTTTTGTCCCACACTTACTGTCTATCACAATATTTATAAAATGATTATAAATGATAGTATTCTAAATTCATCGGATTTGAATTATATGAATCCCTTAATACGGATGGTGGATAGTGAAGCGCAATTTAGTCGATGGAATAGTGCAAAAAGAAATGATAGCACAATTGAAATTAGCATTAGAAATCAACATGAATTTCATTTATTGGCTATTAGCAAACTGCACGAAGCTGGTGTAAACATAGTTTGTGGTACTGATGCGGGAATAGGGGTGACTATTCCCGGGAAATCCATTCATCAGGAACTGGCATTTTACAAGCAAGCTGGACTAAGAAATTATGAAGTTTTAAAAACAGCGACCATAAATCCATCCAAAACTCATAAATTCTTAAATGACTTTGGTACTATTGAAAATGGTAAAGTGGCAAATCTGTTGCTTGTAGATGATAATCCTTTTGATAATTTAGCAACTCTAGAACAACCTCAGATTGTCTTTTCGGGGGGCAGAATGATCAATCGAACTACCCTCGATACATTTGAGGTGAAAGCAGCCGAAAGATCAAATCTTTTAGCATCAGCCTTCCGTTATGTTGAATTTTTACTTTTTAAATAA
- a CDS encoding alpha/beta fold hydrolase — MKKLFLKLPTALLSIALLMMATEAKSENILSTTIVGKGQPMILIHGMSCSADVWDDVTAHYKKDYEIHLITLKGFGNKENVESEHFLKEVKNELIDYVKSNKLKNTILMGHSMGGFLSLWAAAEAPTLFSKIIAVDGIPYFPAVQMPGITPEMAQNMANQMNTNMKNVSEEAFAQQQKMIVAGMIANEDKRQKVVEMGVNSNRTVTTQAYGEMYTTDIRSEMEKVKAPVLVLGAWAAYEQYGSTKETVENNYKAQCKDIDNVKIAVADEAYHFIFYDEPKWFFNQVDSFLASK, encoded by the coding sequence ATGAAAAAATTATTCTTAAAATTACCAACAGCACTATTGAGCATTGCCCTTTTAATGATGGCTACAGAAGCAAAATCTGAAAACATACTGAGCACCACAATAGTTGGAAAAGGACAGCCTATGATTCTCATTCATGGCATGTCGTGTTCAGCCGATGTATGGGATGATGTAACAGCTCATTACAAAAAGGATTATGAAATCCATCTAATAACATTAAAAGGGTTTGGGAATAAAGAAAATGTGGAGAGCGAGCATTTCTTAAAAGAAGTCAAAAATGAGCTGATAGACTATGTGAAATCCAATAAATTAAAGAATACCATATTAATGGGCCACAGTATGGGAGGTTTCCTATCGCTTTGGGCAGCAGCAGAAGCTCCCACACTTTTTTCTAAAATCATTGCTGTAGATGGTATCCCCTATTTTCCTGCCGTACAGATGCCTGGAATTACTCCAGAAATGGCTCAAAATATGGCTAATCAAATGAATACCAATATGAAAAATGTAAGCGAAGAAGCTTTTGCACAACAGCAGAAGATGATTGTCGCAGGAATGATTGCAAATGAAGACAAACGACAGAAAGTAGTTGAAATGGGGGTCAATAGCAATAGAACGGTGACCACTCAAGCGTATGGCGAAATGTACACCACCGATATTCGTTCGGAAATGGAAAAGGTAAAAGCACCTGTTTTGGTATTAGGCGCATGGGCAGCATATGAGCAATATGGTAGTACCAAAGAAACTGTTGAAAATAATTACAAGGCGCAATGCAAAGATATTGATAATGTGAAAATTGCGGTTGCAGATGAAGCCTATCACTTTATTTTCTACGATGAGCCTAAGTGGTTTTTTAATCAGGTGGACAGTTTTTTAGCTTCAAAATAA
- a CDS encoding sensor histidine kinase, translating into MIAKQLKKYKIHHLFGWLIYFSIAMAGYYGFYEDKMDLLLVTSVYVVSHAMMYYISQYVLSAFSFKKGKPWLFFMGYVLLAIFLSFVMYGVIYLILGDQMPLYFGKEFLMVYSVFLISNLFMGGVLIGIKSMIDKSRQQKFEKERKQESLLSELSYLKAQVNPHFLFNTINSVYVLIKMDPDKAAEMLIKLSDLLRSQLYDFSGDQISIEEELQYLENYIELEKLRRAHRVQVNFERRGDLSGFSIPPLLIIPFLENCFKHLSSDTDKSNIVNLMIEKKSSELSIELSNTFDLQSAPKEEGGIGLANVKRRLALLFPNQHQLAINRTDELFIVNLELDLSDYE; encoded by the coding sequence ATGATTGCGAAACAGTTAAAAAAATACAAAATCCATCACCTTTTCGGTTGGCTAATTTACTTTTCCATAGCCATGGCTGGCTACTACGGTTTTTATGAAGATAAAATGGATTTGCTGTTGGTCACTTCGGTTTATGTAGTTTCTCATGCGATGATGTATTATATATCGCAATATGTATTGTCAGCTTTCAGTTTCAAAAAAGGCAAGCCGTGGTTATTTTTCATGGGCTATGTACTGCTCGCAATTTTCCTGTCATTTGTGATGTATGGAGTAATCTATTTGATTTTAGGAGATCAAATGCCGCTTTATTTCGGAAAAGAATTTCTTATGGTATATTCTGTATTTTTGATCTCTAATCTTTTTATGGGAGGAGTTTTGATTGGGATCAAATCTATGATAGACAAATCTCGTCAGCAAAAGTTTGAAAAGGAACGAAAGCAAGAAAGTCTTTTATCTGAGCTTAGCTATTTGAAAGCCCAAGTCAATCCGCATTTTCTATTTAATACCATCAATAGCGTTTATGTATTGATTAAAATGGATCCTGATAAGGCTGCGGAAATGTTGATCAAATTATCTGATTTACTGCGCTCCCAACTGTATGACTTTAGTGGGGACCAGATTAGCATAGAGGAAGAACTACAGTATTTGGAGAATTATATTGAGCTAGAAAAGCTTCGAAGAGCTCATCGAGTGCAAGTAAATTTTGAGAGGAGAGGTGATTTATCGGGCTTTTCTATTCCACCTTTACTAATTATTCCTTTTCTGGAGAATTGTTTTAAACACCTTTCTTCTGATACCGACAAATCGAATATTGTTAACTTGATGATTGAAAAAAAATCTTCAGAATTAAGTATAGAATTATCAAATACTTTTGACCTGCAATCGGCACCAAAAGAGGAGGGAGGAATTGGTTTAGCCAATGTAAAAAGAAGATTGGCCTTGCTTTTTCCAAATCAACATCAGCTGGCGATCAATAGAACAGATGAATTATTTATCGTAAATCTTGAACTAGACTTATCTGATTATGAGTAA
- a CDS encoding LytR/AlgR family response regulator transcription factor: MSKNLKVLIVEDEHLAAEGLKSYVAEIAFLELVASCENALEANKLLSEQSIDLIFLDIQMPKITGIEFLKSLSKPPMVIFTTAYPNYALQGYELDVIDYLVKPYPFDRFLKAVNKAKDRFVLENSNNQESAKDRALDCFFVKSDQKLEKVVIKEICYVEAMENYVIIHTDSQKIISLMTMKSMEEKLPPAQFIRSHKSYIVNISKVESIEGNCLNVKSKQLPISRQNKSEVLNRIIR; this comes from the coding sequence ATGAGTAAGAACTTGAAAGTTTTAATTGTGGAAGATGAACACCTGGCAGCAGAAGGTTTAAAATCCTATGTTGCGGAGATTGCATTTTTAGAGCTGGTTGCTTCTTGCGAAAATGCTTTAGAAGCTAATAAACTTCTATCTGAACAATCAATTGATTTGATATTTCTTGATATTCAAATGCCAAAAATCACTGGAATTGAATTTTTAAAATCACTTTCTAAACCTCCCATGGTGATTTTTACTACTGCTTATCCTAATTATGCCTTACAGGGTTACGAACTGGATGTGATTGATTACCTGGTAAAGCCTTATCCTTTCGATCGCTTTTTAAAAGCAGTTAATAAAGCGAAAGATCGATTTGTTTTGGAGAATTCAAACAATCAGGAATCTGCAAAAGATCGAGCGTTAGATTGCTTCTTTGTGAAATCAGATCAAAAGCTGGAGAAAGTAGTGATAAAAGAAATTTGCTATGTTGAAGCAATGGAAAACTATGTAATTATACATACAGATTCGCAGAAAATCATCTCCTTAATGACGATGAAGAGTATGGAAGAAAAACTGCCTCCAGCACAATTTATAAGATCCCACAAAAGCTATATAGTGAACATTAGCAAGGTGGAATCAATAGAAGGCAACTGTCTGAATGTCAAATCCAAACAGTTGCCCATTTCAAGACAAAACAAGTCGGAAGTCTTGAATAGAATTATTAGATAA